In one Spirosoma rigui genomic region, the following are encoded:
- a CDS encoding glucosaminidase domain-containing protein, which translates to MARRWGDPVRLITETELLFPRTAVAIALLETGGFQARSMMKSHNWFGFRKNGRGFQKRIRKGYGEYASAQMMLADYQAWETDVCLRYGIKNEEQFRRWICRHYAADPDYPTKLAINLAEVNKTWQ; encoded by the coding sequence TTGGCCCGGCGCTGGGGTGATCCTGTTCGACTCATTACGGAAACCGAGTTGCTGTTTCCCCGAACAGCGGTAGCCATCGCGCTACTGGAGACGGGCGGGTTTCAGGCCCGATCTATGATGAAGAGCCACAATTGGTTTGGATTCCGCAAAAACGGGCGAGGCTTCCAGAAACGCATCCGGAAGGGATATGGCGAGTATGCTAGCGCTCAGATGATGCTGGCCGACTACCAGGCATGGGAAACCGATGTCTGCCTGCGGTATGGCATTAAGAACGAGGAGCAGTTTCGCCGGTGGATCTGCCGGCATTATGCAGCTGATCCCGACTACCCAACCAAGCTGGCCATCAACCTGGCAGAAGTGAATAAAACGTGGCAATAA
- a CDS encoding S8 family peptidase, translated as MPNSPIQVVLNSSDFIKSFDKNPGGSNRDFYADNDLEFIAHKIELSNQLASLKEKQTASNFSEVSYAKLILKQSALAKSHRPTKQLFPGNIAPVVGGGDLGEIFVELKPSSIDRITKKIAQAEEKTRWKTGKDGKEKPNPSKVRSEVGAIEEIVPYTAADKRKFSVSEGIDWLSRSQTGGAYIVELFETPPPRQDWDTLTAEKLRLFKSFSDGLLNFGNGTVAMRLIDTNKNTPMIGVRLEDSSSSASVQFMPTQSTVKRQSEIKKISYDVDKHTALITFLEAHPLVKRISLPPIITKSHLPQKTTIGSKFVIPAKVASKTYPKIGIVDGGVSDILGNWIEDSWNLIAPEDKDEQHGTFIAGLVLSGKSINGHEINLEEDGCSIIDLDLLPKSEAFDTYYQNKPLLFFDELESAVANLKSRTGVRIFNFSLNVEEHVSSSGYSLPAQVLDKIAEENDVIFIISAGNTTIQDIRKEWPTDTVQALSILAASRNDIIKTPAESSRNLSVSALNPPSLIGIVPFAPSNYSCRGPGIRVGLKPDLAHVGGCGTKVAGSGHGLLSINPDGNIVDGCGTSYAAPNVAKALATVEHAIEGDVSRETLIALAIHNASLPNSLVDKKFNNVAKHLVGFGMPSDAYSILEGDESAITLVFANRIGSGLRMSFDFSWPQALIKDGKCFGKARLTVVSTPPFDYNYGSEFVRVNVDGYLRQQQSNGGYKGRLDPIYLPETSDPKLYEKNLIEHSLKWSPIKVSEKVFVKGVGPSSDWRVDVEYLTRDGETVPFSGIPFTAILTISDPDGKKPVFNSMRQYLQSVGVNTLDIKTATRVIPRV; from the coding sequence ATGCCAAATAGCCCGATTCAAGTAGTTCTGAATTCAAGTGACTTTATTAAATCTTTCGATAAAAATCCAGGAGGATCTAATAGAGATTTCTATGCTGATAATGATTTAGAATTTATCGCCCATAAAATAGAGCTCTCGAATCAGCTAGCATCACTGAAAGAAAAGCAAACCGCTAGTAATTTCTCTGAAGTATCTTACGCAAAGCTCATTTTAAAACAAAGCGCTTTAGCTAAGTCGCATCGTCCTACGAAACAACTTTTCCCTGGAAACATCGCTCCCGTAGTAGGGGGCGGTGATCTAGGAGAAATTTTCGTTGAATTGAAACCAAGTAGTATTGACAGAATAACTAAAAAAATTGCTCAAGCTGAAGAAAAAACTAGATGGAAAACAGGGAAGGATGGCAAAGAGAAGCCTAACCCAAGTAAAGTAAGGAGTGAGGTAGGAGCAATCGAAGAGATAGTACCTTACACCGCTGCAGACAAGAGAAAGTTCTCTGTATCAGAAGGCATTGACTGGTTATCTAGATCGCAAACAGGAGGAGCATATATTGTAGAACTCTTTGAGACTCCCCCCCCTAGACAAGACTGGGATACGTTGACAGCTGAGAAACTAAGATTATTCAAGAGCTTCTCTGATGGTCTTTTAAATTTCGGCAATGGAACGGTGGCTATGCGATTGATTGACACCAACAAAAATACCCCCATGATTGGTGTTAGATTAGAGGATAGTTCATCTTCTGCTAGTGTACAATTTATGCCAACCCAGTCAACAGTGAAACGACAATCTGAAATAAAAAAGATTAGTTACGATGTTGATAAACACACTGCTTTAATCACATTTCTAGAAGCGCATCCCTTAGTAAAGCGAATTTCTTTACCCCCTATCATAACCAAAAGTCATCTTCCTCAAAAAACCACTATTGGGTCAAAGTTTGTGATACCTGCAAAAGTTGCATCAAAAACATACCCTAAAATCGGCATAGTGGATGGAGGGGTATCAGATATACTAGGAAATTGGATAGAAGATAGTTGGAATTTGATTGCTCCTGAAGACAAAGACGAACAGCACGGCACGTTCATAGCTGGACTAGTCCTTTCGGGTAAATCAATTAATGGACACGAGATAAATCTCGAAGAGGATGGATGCAGTATTATTGACTTAGATTTACTACCAAAGAGCGAAGCTTTTGATACGTATTATCAGAACAAGCCATTACTATTTTTCGATGAGCTAGAAAGCGCAGTTGCAAATCTTAAATCTAGAACAGGAGTTAGAATTTTCAATTTTAGCTTAAACGTCGAAGAACACGTTTCTAGCAGCGGTTATAGTTTACCGGCCCAAGTCCTTGATAAGATTGCTGAGGAGAACGATGTGATTTTCATCATTTCAGCAGGAAATACTACGATTCAAGACATAAGAAAAGAGTGGCCAACTGACACCGTTCAAGCGCTTAGCATTCTAGCTGCGTCAAGAAACGATATAATTAAGACACCCGCCGAGAGCAGCCGAAATTTAAGCGTATCTGCACTAAATCCACCTTCATTAATAGGGATAGTGCCATTCGCACCAAGCAACTATTCATGCCGAGGACCAGGTATACGTGTAGGTTTGAAACCAGATCTTGCTCACGTTGGCGGTTGTGGGACAAAGGTTGCTGGTTCAGGCCATGGGCTCTTATCAATCAATCCAGATGGAAATATTGTCGATGGTTGTGGTACAAGCTATGCAGCTCCTAACGTTGCAAAAGCACTCGCTACTGTCGAACATGCAATAGAAGGAGATGTGTCTCGTGAAACTCTTATAGCACTAGCGATACATAATGCTTCTCTTCCTAATTCTTTAGTCGATAAGAAGTTCAATAATGTGGCAAAACACCTAGTAGGATTTGGAATGCCGAGTGATGCATACTCAATACTAGAAGGTGACGAAAGTGCTATCACATTAGTGTTTGCCAATAGGATAGGTAGCGGTCTTAGAATGAGCTTCGACTTTTCTTGGCCTCAGGCTCTCATTAAGGATGGAAAGTGTTTTGGCAAAGCTCGCTTGACAGTTGTAAGCACCCCCCCTTTTGACTACAATTATGGATCAGAATTCGTGAGAGTAAATGTCGATGGCTACCTAAGGCAACAACAAAGTAATGGTGGCTATAAGGGTAGATTAGATCCTATTTATCTCCCAGAGACTTCGGACCCAAAACTTTATGAAAAAAACCTCATTGAACATTCTCTAAAATGGAGTCCGATAAAAGTTTCGGAAAAGGTTTTTGTCAAAGGTGTCGGTCCTAGTTCTGACTGGCGAGTTGATGTTGAATATTTAACGAGGGATGGAGAAACCGTCCCATTCAGTGGTATTCCATTTACGGCAATACTAACTATATCAGACCCGGATGGAAAAAAACCAGTGTTCAATTCCATGAGACAGTATCTACAGTCAGTTGGAGTCAACACATTAGATATAAAAACAGCTACCCGAGTGATTCCAAGAGTTTAA
- a CDS encoding AAA family ATPase: MEYFPIIQALCRSALSSPSNAVLHQVERLRIALEKDGHDKEAKSIGGLLLHADRTSDMAPSRIQRSTKVLAGEELSTKTAIPVDKETSTPLAEIVFPNDLPSDSPIFSGTVASAVESILNEWKNFEKLEEIEAQPSRSCLIFGAPGTGKTHLAMWIAKEINIPVVLVRLDGLMSSFLGTTSRNIGNLFAFVNKYRCILLLDEFDAIAKLRNDPQEVGEIKRVVNTLLQSLDSRKKTGFTIGVTNHEALLDPAIWRRFDVQIEIPKPSSEVIASIIQKFVTPLEFDDVQLKFLSWSIEGASGADAENLAKWLKKSSVLNTNQTLFSLVRKFATLNSGRVSLERRNLFTLLSDEDLANVLINDKKLSFKQKDIVPLIGTTASTLSRKISKSKLF; the protein is encoded by the coding sequence ATGGAGTACTTCCCAATAATCCAAGCCCTTTGCAGGTCGGCATTATCTAGTCCATCAAATGCTGTACTTCACCAAGTAGAGAGACTAAGAATCGCACTAGAAAAAGACGGCCATGATAAAGAAGCAAAATCGATAGGTGGACTGTTATTGCATGCAGATAGAACTAGTGACATGGCCCCGAGTAGAATCCAGCGTTCTACAAAAGTTTTAGCCGGTGAGGAACTTTCAACAAAAACAGCCATACCAGTCGACAAAGAAACCTCAACACCATTAGCGGAGATAGTTTTCCCAAATGACTTACCAAGTGATTCACCTATTTTCAGCGGCACAGTAGCATCTGCGGTTGAGTCAATTCTCAATGAGTGGAAGAACTTTGAAAAGCTGGAAGAGATAGAGGCGCAACCTTCAAGATCTTGTCTGATCTTCGGAGCACCAGGTACGGGCAAAACTCATTTAGCTATGTGGATTGCCAAAGAAATCAACATTCCAGTGGTTCTTGTTCGTCTTGATGGGCTCATGTCTTCCTTCTTAGGCACTACATCTAGGAATATAGGTAACCTATTCGCTTTTGTGAACAAGTACAGATGCATCCTACTATTAGATGAGTTTGACGCCATAGCGAAGCTAAGGAATGATCCCCAAGAGGTTGGCGAGATCAAACGTGTTGTAAATACTTTATTGCAAAGTCTTGATTCACGTAAGAAGACAGGCTTTACTATAGGCGTTACCAATCATGAGGCTCTACTCGACCCAGCAATTTGGCGACGCTTTGACGTTCAGATTGAAATCCCAAAGCCTTCATCAGAGGTCATAGCGTCCATTATTCAAAAATTCGTAACCCCACTCGAATTTGACGATGTACAGCTTAAATTTTTATCTTGGAGTATCGAAGGGGCTTCAGGTGCTGATGCTGAAAATTTAGCGAAATGGCTTAAAAAGTCTTCTGTTTTGAACACTAATCAAACGTTGTTCAGCTTGGTTAGAAAATTCGCTACTCTTAACTCAGGAAGAGTAAGTCTCGAAAGAAGAAACTTATTCACTTTATTAAGTGACGAAGATCTTGCAAACGTATTAATAAACGACAAAAAGTTATCCTTTAAGCAAAAGGACATAGTGCCATTGATTGGTACAACAGCATCCACATTAAGCAGAAAAATTTCAAAATCAAAACTCTTTTAG
- a CDS encoding phage integrase SAM-like domain-containing protein, with translation MRVLFKLRRNKRNPNKQAIIYCRIKLDGIHANDFSTDVKVMPSEWDSKNQKITGGSLEVYDNNLKLSQIRSDITRFFLQHQATHKNLSAQGLADFYTGKYKVNYTFKELVDLFKADVEINYDSKGTRKNYATRLANIDLFLEEKNLHHLPADRFTLGRADEFVRWAKARNLDHEYIIRHTQILKNITEDAVRREILELDPLAVFKLKKRGKVNTKHLEVHEIDSIATYKWRKNLQRIADLFVFSVYTGLHYEDAQTLTADQVRAGIDGRIWIIKPRGKYADSKFFTGEMVQVVPLHPRATAIIEKYSTAEGFQGLPKISNSGYNLYLKEIQFILDIKLKLTVRIARKTFTDVMLNELGVSEEAVAAMLGHNTTRHVKHYGRANERRVAKEVKFH, from the coding sequence ATGCGCGTATTGTTCAAGCTCCGGCGTAATAAGCGTAACCCAAACAAACAGGCAATTATCTATTGCCGCATTAAACTCGATGGCATCCACGCCAATGACTTCTCGACCGACGTAAAGGTGATGCCCAGCGAATGGGACTCAAAAAACCAGAAAATTACTGGGGGCAGCCTAGAAGTTTACGATAACAATCTTAAGTTAAGCCAGATCCGATCGGATATCACCCGATTCTTCCTCCAGCACCAGGCGACTCATAAAAACCTATCGGCTCAGGGGTTAGCTGATTTCTACACCGGCAAGTACAAAGTCAACTATACCTTTAAGGAGCTCGTCGATTTGTTTAAAGCTGACGTGGAAATCAATTATGACAGCAAGGGTACTAGGAAGAACTACGCCACCAGACTGGCCAACATCGATCTCTTCCTGGAGGAGAAAAACCTGCACCATCTTCCCGCCGATCGCTTTACTCTCGGTCGGGCCGACGAGTTCGTCCGCTGGGCCAAAGCCCGCAACCTCGATCACGAGTATATCATCCGGCATACCCAGATCCTAAAAAACATAACCGAAGATGCAGTGCGCCGGGAAATACTCGAACTCGATCCACTTGCCGTCTTCAAGCTCAAAAAACGGGGTAAGGTCAATACCAAACACTTAGAGGTTCATGAGATCGACAGCATCGCCACTTATAAATGGCGTAAGAATCTACAGCGGATTGCAGATTTATTTGTTTTTTCAGTTTACACTGGCCTGCACTATGAGGATGCCCAGACGCTGACTGCTGACCAGGTACGGGCGGGTATCGACGGGCGAATATGGATCATCAAACCGCGTGGTAAATACGCCGATTCAAAATTCTTTACTGGAGAGATGGTCCAGGTCGTCCCCTTACACCCACGAGCGACCGCTATCATCGAGAAGTACTCGACGGCTGAAGGGTTTCAGGGTTTACCCAAAATCAGCAATTCAGGCTACAATCTATATTTGAAGGAGATCCAGTTCATCCTGGACATTAAGCTGAAACTAACCGTGCGGATCGCGCGAAAGACCTTTACTGATGTCATGCTCAACGAACTGGGGGTTTCTGAAGAGGCTGTTGCTGCCATGCTTGGTCACAACACAACAAGACATGTAAAACACTACGGCCGGGCCAACGAAAGACGAGTCGCGAAAGAAGTAAAATTTCATTAA
- a CDS encoding enoyl-CoA hydratase/isomerase family protein, giving the protein MYENILYELTNGIGRITLNRPSVYNALSPGLIHDITTAVEAAGADDSVRVLVITGTGDRAFCSGADLKEGFANAQSAGGMNLGESLRAGYHPMIRAIRNIAKPVIGRINGVAAGAGCSLALACDVVICTDEAYFSQIFVNIGLMPDAGATFFLPRLVGPQRAFELSSTGRRVYGPEAARIGLVSQSVPTAELDATVDQVAGYYATAPTRAIGAMKKVLNESFSSTLDQQLEQEAENQDALGRSADAAEGIGSFLMKRKANFSGK; this is encoded by the coding sequence ATGTACGAAAACATCCTTTACGAACTGACCAACGGCATCGGCCGGATTACGCTGAACCGACCATCGGTCTACAATGCACTCAGTCCGGGACTGATCCACGACATTACCACCGCCGTTGAAGCCGCTGGCGCCGACGATAGTGTGCGCGTCCTGGTCATCACGGGTACGGGCGACCGGGCGTTCTGCTCCGGTGCCGACCTGAAAGAAGGCTTTGCCAATGCCCAGTCGGCGGGCGGCATGAACCTAGGCGAGTCATTACGAGCGGGCTACCACCCCATGATCCGCGCCATCCGCAACATCGCCAAGCCTGTCATCGGCCGTATCAACGGCGTAGCTGCTGGAGCGGGCTGTTCACTGGCATTGGCCTGCGACGTCGTTATCTGCACTGATGAAGCCTATTTTAGCCAGATCTTCGTCAACATCGGCCTTATGCCCGACGCCGGTGCTACGTTCTTCCTGCCCCGGCTCGTTGGCCCGCAGCGGGCGTTTGAACTCAGCAGTACCGGCCGGCGCGTATACGGCCCCGAAGCCGCCCGGATCGGCCTGGTGAGCCAGTCGGTACCCACAGCCGAACTGGACGCAACTGTTGATCAGGTAGCGGGCTATTACGCCACCGCCCCGACCCGGGCCATTGGTGCTATGAAAAAAGTTTTGAACGAATCCTTCTCCTCCACCCTCGATCAGCAACTGGAGCAGGAAGCTGAAAATCAGGATGCATTGGGCCGATCAGCGGATGCTGCCGAGGGTATCGGTTCCTTCCTGATGAAGCGCAAAGCAAATTTTTCTGGCAAATAG
- the rpoN gene encoding RNA polymerase factor sigma-54 has protein sequence MQKLSLSQSLQQKLSPQQIQFIKLLQIPTVELDARIEEELEINPALEEGADEEHEPKEDDSFDDEYDDDYKDRNEDLDIDTYLQNEDYAGYKMQGDGNYSEEERDMPLATSSSLTDSLLQQFGYLQLTEEQRIIGLQLIGSIEADGYIRRSMQAIVNDLAFSQNVFTDTDEIEEVLRKVQSFDPPGIAARSLQECLLLQLQRKDQSEPYNVLAIRIIEDFFDEFSKKHYDKIQRRLNISDDSLKKVIDIIIKLNPKPGSIEGESSSAQYLIPDFILVNANGKLELSLNSKNAPELRISRSFADMLDTYDKSSKQNKTLKETVSFVKQKLDAAKWFIDAIKQRQQTLLRTMNAIVRFQYDFFLTGDESRLRPMILKDIATLIDMDVSTVSRVANSKSVQTEFGIYPLKYFFSEGIATDSGEDVSSREVKNILREMIDNEPKLNPLSDDKLEKILNDRGYNIARRTVAKYREQLNIPVARLRKQL, from the coding sequence ATGCAGAAATTAAGTCTCTCCCAATCGCTCCAGCAAAAACTGTCTCCCCAACAGATCCAGTTTATAAAATTGCTGCAAATTCCGACGGTTGAACTGGACGCCCGGATTGAAGAAGAACTGGAAATCAATCCTGCCCTCGAAGAAGGTGCCGATGAAGAACATGAGCCCAAGGAAGACGATTCATTCGATGATGAGTACGATGACGATTACAAAGATCGCAACGAAGATCTCGATATAGATACTTACCTCCAAAACGAAGACTACGCCGGCTATAAAATGCAGGGCGACGGTAACTACAGCGAGGAAGAACGTGATATGCCGCTGGCCACCAGCTCCAGCCTGACCGACTCCCTGCTACAGCAGTTTGGATACCTGCAACTCACGGAAGAACAGCGCATTATAGGCCTCCAGCTCATCGGCAGCATTGAAGCCGACGGCTACATTCGCCGGTCCATGCAGGCGATTGTCAATGACCTGGCGTTTTCACAAAACGTCTTTACCGATACCGACGAAATCGAAGAAGTCCTGCGTAAGGTCCAGTCTTTCGACCCGCCCGGCATTGCCGCCCGGTCGCTGCAGGAATGCCTGTTGCTGCAACTCCAGCGCAAAGACCAGTCGGAGCCCTACAACGTGCTGGCCATTCGTATTATCGAGGATTTCTTCGACGAGTTCTCCAAGAAGCACTACGACAAGATCCAGCGACGGCTCAACATCAGTGACGACTCGCTGAAGAAAGTCATCGACATCATCATCAAGCTGAACCCCAAGCCCGGTTCCATCGAGGGGGAGTCCAGTTCGGCTCAGTACCTCATTCCCGATTTCATCCTGGTCAACGCCAATGGCAAGCTCGAACTGTCGCTCAACTCGAAGAACGCACCCGAGTTGCGGATCAGCCGCTCTTTTGCCGATATGCTCGATACCTACGACAAGAGCAGCAAGCAAAACAAAACCCTGAAGGAGACGGTCTCGTTTGTGAAACAGAAACTTGACGCGGCCAAGTGGTTCATCGATGCCATCAAGCAGCGCCAGCAAACGCTCCTTCGGACCATGAACGCCATTGTCCGGTTCCAGTATGACTTTTTCCTGACCGGCGATGAGTCGCGGCTCCGGCCCATGATCCTGAAGGATATTGCCACCCTCATCGACATGGACGTATCGACGGTGTCGAGGGTAGCCAACAGCAAATCGGTCCAGACCGAATTTGGTATCTACCCCCTCAAATACTTCTTCTCGGAAGGGATTGCGACCGATTCGGGCGAGGACGTCAGCAGCCGTGAGGTGAAGAACATTCTGCGCGAGATGATCGACAATGAGCCCAAACTCAACCCCCTCTCCGACGACAAACTCGAGAAGATCCTCAACGACCGCGGCTACAACATTGCCCGCCGGACCGTTGCCAAATACCGTGAGCAGCTCAACATTCCCGTGGCGCGGCTCCGGAAACAACTTTAA
- a CDS encoding nicotinate phosphoribosyltransferase codes for MTNKLYDTSLSLLTDLYQVTMAYGYWKAGKGQGEPGNAELPEKEAVFNLYFRKNPFGGGFTVTSGLTNVIGFINNFGFSRKDLRYLQTLTGSDGQPLFENGFLEYLATLKLTVDIDAIPEGTVVFPNEPLVRVRGPILQCQLLETPLLNLINFESLIATKAARMRLVAGSDTLLEFGLRRAQGADGGMTASRAAYIGGCDATSNVLAGKLYDIPVRGTHAHSWVMSFGTEQEAFDTYAAMMPNNVTLLVDTYDTIAGVRHAIETGHKLRQKGYTLSGIRLDSGDLAYLSIEARKLLDAAGFTETAIVASNDLDEIIINSLKQQGAKITVWGVGTKLVTAFDQPALGGVYKLAAIRTTAGETGDDATRQQTAAHWDYKMKLSEQAIKTSTPGIQQVRRFRDERGFLADMIFDEDRSRTDMDESTTMIDPLDFTKRRRFDSGQPFEDLLVPVFRAGKQVYDCPDIHTTRARVQEQLAGLHPGVKRFVNPHTYPVGLEKSLHDLKTELILTLRGNE; via the coding sequence ATGACAAACAAGCTATATGACACCTCGCTGAGCCTGCTGACCGACCTCTATCAGGTCACTATGGCCTATGGATACTGGAAGGCCGGAAAGGGGCAAGGGGAGCCGGGAAACGCCGAATTGCCCGAAAAGGAAGCCGTGTTTAATTTATATTTTCGGAAGAATCCGTTTGGGGGTGGTTTCACCGTCACGAGTGGACTTACCAATGTAATCGGGTTCATTAACAACTTCGGTTTTTCCCGCAAAGACCTGCGGTATCTGCAGACGCTTACCGGCAGCGATGGCCAGCCGCTGTTTGAAAACGGATTTCTGGAATACCTCGCCACCCTTAAACTGACCGTCGATATTGACGCGATTCCCGAAGGAACGGTCGTTTTTCCGAATGAGCCACTGGTCCGGGTGCGGGGACCTATTTTGCAGTGCCAGCTCCTGGAGACGCCGTTGCTGAACCTCATTAACTTCGAGTCGCTGATTGCCACAAAAGCCGCCCGGATGCGGCTGGTAGCAGGTTCCGACACATTGCTTGAGTTTGGGCTTCGCCGGGCGCAGGGGGCCGATGGGGGTATGACCGCCAGCCGGGCTGCTTACATTGGCGGCTGCGATGCTACGTCGAATGTGCTGGCCGGTAAGCTCTACGATATTCCCGTTCGGGGTACCCACGCCCACAGCTGGGTGATGTCGTTCGGCACGGAGCAGGAGGCTTTTGATACGTACGCGGCCATGATGCCCAATAATGTGACACTGCTCGTTGATACGTATGATACCATTGCGGGCGTTCGCCACGCTATTGAAACGGGTCACAAGCTCCGCCAGAAAGGCTATACGCTAAGCGGAATCCGGCTTGACTCGGGTGATCTGGCTTATTTGAGCATCGAAGCCCGGAAATTACTGGATGCCGCAGGCTTTACTGAAACCGCCATTGTGGCCAGCAATGATCTGGATGAAATAATCATCAACAGCCTGAAACAGCAGGGCGCAAAAATTACCGTTTGGGGTGTCGGCACGAAACTTGTTACGGCCTTCGACCAGCCTGCGCTGGGGGGCGTTTACAAGCTCGCGGCTATTCGTACTACGGCTGGTGAGACCGGCGATGACGCAACCCGGCAACAAACGGCTGCCCACTGGGATTACAAGATGAAACTCTCGGAACAGGCGATCAAGACATCAACACCGGGTATTCAGCAGGTGCGCCGGTTCCGCGACGAGCGGGGCTTCCTGGCGGATATGATCTTTGACGAGGACCGTAGCCGTACCGATATGGATGAGTCAACAACGATGATTGACCCGCTCGATTTCACCAAACGCCGGCGTTTCGACAGCGGGCAGCCATTCGAGGATCTGCTGGTGCCCGTATTCCGGGCCGGAAAACAGGTGTATGACTGTCCCGACATTCACACGACGCGGGCGCGGGTACAGGAACAACTGGCGGGGCTGCATCCGGGCGTGAAACGATTCGTCAATCCGCACACCTACCCGGTAGGGTTGGAAAAAAGCCTGCATGACCTCAAAACTGAACTGATCCTGACCCTTCGGGGGAATGAGTGA
- a CDS encoding HAD family hydrolase, with amino-acid sequence MQPIELVVFDMAGTTVTDHHEVERCFAEAAAQTGLSVTDERILAMQGLAKRYVFETLWKEQLGEAHPDVQAQVDVSYAAFKEILENHYLTTGATPTEGCLEAFAYLRERGIAIALTTGFYRTVTDIILEKLGWLAGLNEQRLGGPDSIIQASIASDEVERGRPYPQMIERAMALLNVTNPKAVVNIGDTPSDLLSGRAAGVALNLGITNGTHSADQLDSYPHDLLIGSLSELPTLLNQVNSQAVGQSVGQ; translated from the coding sequence ATGCAACCAATCGAATTAGTGGTTTTTGACATGGCCGGCACGACCGTGACCGACCATCATGAAGTTGAGCGGTGTTTTGCCGAGGCAGCTGCTCAAACGGGATTGTCCGTTACCGACGAGCGGATACTAGCCATGCAGGGATTAGCTAAACGGTATGTCTTTGAAACGCTCTGGAAGGAACAGCTGGGCGAAGCGCATCCCGATGTGCAGGCGCAGGTAGACGTTTCCTACGCAGCGTTTAAGGAAATTCTGGAAAACCACTACCTCACCACGGGGGCTACCCCCACCGAGGGCTGCCTGGAAGCCTTTGCGTACCTGCGCGAGCGGGGTATTGCCATTGCGCTGACAACGGGTTTCTACCGTACCGTAACCGATATTATTCTGGAAAAACTAGGCTGGCTGGCCGGTCTGAACGAGCAGCGGCTGGGTGGTCCGGACAGCATCATCCAGGCGTCTATCGCCAGTGACGAAGTGGAGCGGGGCCGTCCCTATCCACAAATGATTGAGCGGGCGATGGCGCTGCTGAACGTAACGAATCCCAAAGCGGTGGTGAACATTGGCGATACGCCCTCCGACTTGTTGTCGGGTCGGGCCGCCGGGGTGGCGCTCAACCTGGGCATTACCAACGGTACCCATTCTGCCGACCAACTCGATAGTTATCCCCACGACTTGCTCATCGGATCACTGAGTGAGTTGCCTACCCTGCTCAATCAGGTAAACAGTCAGGCCGTTGGTCAGTCGGTGGGTCAGTGA